The following are encoded in a window of Halorarum salinum genomic DNA:
- a CDS encoding DMT family transporter → MSRYRNLSLFLVLAAVWGSAFMAIKAGLGTPDAPGGFFEAPVLFAAVRYDVAGVLMLAYAWYVVDDPVPRGRDEWATVAVGAVLLIAAYHAFLFVGETDPAVTSAAAAVIVSLSPALTTGFARAFLPSESLTAVGVLGLLLGLAGVVVLADPDPGNVLAGGAVAKLLVFLAAASFALGSVLTRRIDAGMPIESMEAWSMVGGALVMHVAAYGRGERVGDVAWTADAVLALAYLSIAASALGFLVYFDLLDRLGAVEINLVSYVAPVFAALSGWAFLAETPTPATGAGFLLIFGGFLLLKRRAVRAEWSRVRGEPTR, encoded by the coding sequence GTGAGCCGGTACCGAAACCTCTCGCTGTTCCTCGTTCTCGCGGCCGTCTGGGGCTCGGCGTTCATGGCCATCAAGGCCGGACTCGGCACGCCCGACGCGCCCGGCGGCTTCTTCGAGGCGCCGGTGCTGTTCGCGGCGGTCCGCTACGACGTCGCCGGCGTCCTGATGCTCGCGTACGCCTGGTACGTCGTCGACGATCCGGTCCCGCGGGGCCGCGACGAGTGGGCGACCGTCGCCGTCGGCGCCGTCCTGCTCATCGCCGCGTACCACGCCTTCCTGTTCGTCGGCGAGACCGACCCCGCGGTGACCAGCGCGGCCGCCGCGGTCATCGTCTCGCTCTCTCCGGCGCTCACGACCGGGTTCGCCCGGGCGTTCCTGCCGAGCGAGTCGCTCACGGCGGTCGGTGTGCTCGGCCTCCTGCTCGGACTCGCGGGCGTCGTCGTGCTGGCCGACCCCGACCCGGGGAACGTCCTCGCGGGCGGCGCCGTCGCGAAGCTCCTCGTGTTCCTGGCGGCCGCATCGTTCGCGCTCGGGTCGGTGTTGACCCGCCGCATCGACGCCGGGATGCCGATCGAATCGATGGAGGCGTGGTCGATGGTCGGCGGCGCGCTCGTCATGCACGTCGCGGCGTACGGTCGGGGCGAGCGCGTCGGGGACGTGGCCTGGACCGCGGACGCCGTCCTGGCGCTCGCGTACCTGTCGATCGCCGCCTCCGCGCTCGGCTTCCTCGTGTACTTCGACCTGCTCGACCGACTCGGCGCCGTCGAGATCAACCTCGTCTCCTACGTCGCGCCGGTGTTCGCCGCGCTCTCCGGGTGGGCGTTCCTCGCGGAGACGCCGACGCCGGCGACGGGCGCAGGCTTCCTGCTCATCTTCGGCGGGTTCCTCCTGCTGAAGCGGCGGGCGGTGCGCGCGGAGTGGTCACGGGTTCGCGGCGAGCCGACGCGGTAA
- a CDS encoding ABC transporter ATP-binding protein, which produces MTDPLVRVRDLRKYYFEDDTLLDRLLGREPTSVKAVDGVDLAVERGETLGLVGESGCGKSTTGETLLRLREATEGSVEFDGEDVLGMSGEELRTFRRRAQIVFQDPFSSLDPRMTVGDVVAEGLSIHGLPEESPADGRSDHEWRRDRAKELLERVGLSADQVDRYPHEFSGGQRQRVGIARALALDPEFVVLDEPVSALDVSVQAQILNLLDDLQEEYGLTYLFIAHDLSVVRHICDRVAVMYLGEVVETGPTDAIFDEPKHPYTNALLESVPRADVSEQGRRVDPLSGDVPSPRNPPSGCRFRTRCPEIIPPPGVEIAQRDYRRVMDLRDRLERGGFDADSVRERLDDPDAGAVAFKRAVRDEFELDGIAGANMDTVEDALEILANGREEEAAARLRDRFESVCETDAPPLPDRPHPAACHLFHEDAGPDDGRPGGGDGPIAEPDLDGGPATMIGHPAAGEAPDDGDDSTDVTDGNGADGRGSPEP; this is translated from the coding sequence ATGACTGACCCGCTCGTCAGGGTCCGCGACCTCCGGAAGTACTACTTCGAGGACGACACGCTGCTGGATCGCCTCCTCGGGCGCGAGCCGACGAGCGTGAAGGCCGTCGACGGCGTCGACCTGGCGGTAGAGCGGGGCGAGACGCTCGGGCTCGTCGGCGAGTCCGGGTGCGGGAAGTCCACCACCGGCGAGACGCTGCTCCGCCTCCGCGAGGCGACCGAGGGGAGCGTCGAGTTCGACGGCGAGGACGTGCTGGGGATGTCCGGGGAGGAACTGCGGACGTTCCGCAGGCGGGCCCAGATCGTCTTCCAGGACCCGTTCTCCAGCCTCGATCCGCGGATGACCGTCGGCGACGTCGTCGCCGAGGGGCTCTCGATCCACGGGCTCCCCGAGGAGTCGCCGGCGGACGGTCGGTCGGACCACGAGTGGCGCCGCGACAGGGCGAAGGAACTGCTCGAACGGGTCGGGCTCTCGGCCGACCAGGTCGACCGCTACCCCCACGAGTTCTCGGGCGGCCAGCGCCAGCGCGTCGGCATCGCCCGCGCGCTCGCGCTCGACCCCGAGTTCGTCGTGCTCGACGAGCCGGTGTCGGCGCTCGACGTGAGCGTCCAGGCCCAGATCCTCAACCTGCTCGACGATCTGCAGGAGGAGTACGGGCTGACGTACCTGTTCATCGCCCACGACCTCTCGGTCGTCCGGCACATCTGCGACCGCGTCGCGGTGATGTACCTCGGCGAGGTCGTCGAGACCGGCCCGACGGACGCGATCTTCGACGAGCCGAAACACCCGTACACGAACGCGCTGCTGGAGTCGGTTCCGCGCGCGGACGTGAGCGAGCAGGGCCGACGGGTGGACCCGCTCTCGGGGGACGTCCCCTCGCCGCGGAACCCGCCTTCCGGCTGCCGATTCCGGACGCGGTGTCCCGAAATCATCCCCCCGCCGGGCGTGGAGATCGCCCAGCGGGACTACCGGCGCGTGATGGACCTCCGGGACCGGCTCGAACGCGGCGGGTTCGACGCCGACTCCGTGCGGGAACGCCTGGACGACCCCGACGCCGGTGCGGTCGCGTTCAAGCGGGCCGTCAGGGACGAGTTCGAGCTCGACGGGATCGCCGGCGCGAACATGGACACCGTCGAGGACGCGCTCGAGATCCTCGCGAACGGGCGCGAGGAGGAGGCCGCGGCGCGCCTCCGCGACCGGTTCGAGTCCGTGTGCGAGACGGACGCGCCGCCGCTCCCCGACCGACCCCACCCCGCGGCCTGTCACCTGTTCCACGAGGACGCGGGTCCGGACGACGGCCGTCCCGGCGGGGGTGACGGGCCGATCGCCGAACCCGACCTGGACGGGGGGCCGGCGACGATGATCGGCCACCCCGCGGCCGGGGAGGCCCCCGACGACGGCGACGACTCCACCGATGTAACCGACGGGAACGGGGCCGACGGACGCGGTTCGCCGGAACCGTAA